A single region of the Pseudalkalibacillus berkeleyi genome encodes:
- a CDS encoding S-layer homology domain-containing protein: MSFGVVAPDASAANDDITGHWAEKSLRYLNDEGIMNGYGNGIFKPNSKVTRAEFAAFVTRALDLPEDPNFEAFKDVELEKWYFGPIHKSAAVKIINGYPDGTFKPNNNISREHMAAVINQALKTKAIESTEGNVTFSDKADIHPDLLDDIGRVVSLKIVNGNPNGTYLPKNFTTRAEAAVVIHRLLTVMTPPKNYEYSTAKVNSSGEVVEVDKFETLTDAKNAISSNNQFIMKGKKIVWVKDGYLHTNQLTVVYTSTSLKGDSVTYVNSGAELELLEVGDGWVKVTSAESVGYVDINKVTLVPSELLKGRSYYKASSGELYHYIYVPQLNKYDKLAVGPAPSFLQEGKTYYSWDGNDFYTSSGSKVGQAYQYFQYLPLYSKTTYSAADLEKFIEKGFTARNGFTTSPLKGLGDDFKKAEQKYGVNALYFLAHAIHESNWGTSQIAQSKYNLFGWRATDTNPSENATTFASFEDGIDRAANEFIKQQYFNLDNWKYNGAFVGNKSKGMNVRYASDPYWGEKIAGLMHRADKILGGKDLHKYQLGVTLNKSTINVRNKATTVGSSVIYKYPFDGITFIINNEVNSSDGQWFNIMPIDSKYSAASIYHDGKYSNLTTELKVAK, from the coding sequence ATGTCTTTTGGAGTTGTAGCGCCGGATGCTTCAGCTGCAAACGATGATATCACTGGTCACTGGGCAGAAAAGTCATTGAGGTATTTAAATGATGAGGGCATTATGAATGGTTATGGAAATGGTATTTTCAAACCTAATAGCAAAGTAACAAGAGCTGAATTTGCTGCATTTGTTACTAGAGCATTGGATTTACCAGAGGATCCTAACTTTGAAGCATTTAAGGATGTTGAGTTAGAGAAATGGTATTTTGGTCCAATTCATAAGTCTGCCGCAGTAAAAATAATTAATGGTTATCCAGATGGAACATTCAAACCGAATAATAACATTTCAAGAGAACACATGGCGGCAGTCATTAACCAAGCATTAAAGACGAAAGCGATCGAATCCACAGAAGGAAATGTCACTTTCTCTGATAAAGCAGATATTCATCCAGATCTTCTAGATGATATTGGTCGAGTTGTTTCGTTAAAGATTGTTAATGGTAATCCAAATGGAACATATTTACCAAAGAACTTTACAACTCGTGCAGAAGCAGCAGTAGTCATACATAGACTATTAACTGTCATGACACCACCTAAAAACTATGAATATAGCACTGCGAAAGTGAATAGTTCTGGTGAAGTAGTAGAGGTTGATAAATTTGAGACGTTAACAGATGCTAAAAATGCTATTTCTTCAAACAATCAATTTATCATGAAAGGTAAAAAGATTGTTTGGGTGAAAGACGGTTATTTACATACAAACCAATTGACGGTTGTTTACACTTCTACTAGCCTCAAAGGTGACTCTGTAACTTACGTGAATTCAGGAGCAGAACTTGAGCTTCTTGAAGTAGGTGATGGCTGGGTTAAGGTCACATCTGCTGAAAGTGTAGGGTATGTTGATATTAACAAAGTAACTTTAGTCCCTTCTGAATTGTTAAAAGGTCGCTCCTATTACAAAGCTTCTTCTGGAGAGCTGTATCATTACATTTATGTTCCACAATTAAATAAATATGATAAGCTCGCAGTTGGTCCAGCACCATCATTTTTACAAGAGGGTAAAACGTACTATAGTTGGGATGGAAATGATTTTTATACGAGCTCTGGTTCAAAAGTCGGACAAGCGTATCAGTATTTCCAATATCTACCGCTATACTCTAAGACAACTTACTCTGCTGCAGATTTAGAGAAGTTTATTGAAAAAGGATTTACAGCAAGGAATGGTTTCACAACTTCGCCGCTTAAGGGCTTAGGTGATGATTTCAAAAAGGCAGAGCAAAAATACGGAGTTAATGCACTTTACTTCTTGGCGCACGCAATCCATGAGAGTAATTGGGGAACGAGCCAAATCGCTCAATCAAAATATAATCTGTTTGGTTGGAGAGCAACAGATACCAATCCTTCAGAAAATGCAACAACATTTGCTTCTTTCGAAGACGGAATTGATCGTGCAGCGAACGAATTTATTAAGCAACAATATTTCAACTTAGACAATTGGAAATATAATGGAGCGTTTGTCGGAAACAAGTCCAAGGGGATGAATGTAAGATATGCTTCTGATCCATACTGGGGAGAAAAAATTGCTGGTTTAATGCACCGTGCAGACAAAATCCTTGGTGGGAAAGACCTTCATAAATACCAATTAGGTGTTACATTGAACAAATCTACAATTAATGTAAGAAACAAAGCAACTACGGTTGGTAGTTCGGTTATTTACAAGTATCCGTTCGACGGCATTACGTTCATTATCAATAATGAAGTGAATAGTAGTGACGGACAATGGTTTAACATAATGCCAATCGATAGTAAGTATTCGGCAGCAAGTATTTATCACGATGGGAAATACAGTAATCTAACTACTGAACTAAAGGTTGCAAAGTAA
- the tagH gene encoding teichoic acids export ABC transporter ATP-binding subunit TagH — protein MKKSVVLNDVSKNFKMYSKTSDKLLDIILPGGYGEDFYALQKVSFEAHEGDVIGVVGVNGAGKSTLSNIISGIIPPTSGSITTKGEVSLIAIASGLNNQLTGRENIELKCLMLGFSKKEIQKLEPEIIEFAEIGKFIDQPVKKYSSGMKSRLGFAISVTIDPDILVIDEALSVGDQTFADKCLDKMNEFKEKGKTIFFISHSMKQVSNFCDKALWMEFGEVKQFGDIDDVLPEYKKFLKEYKAMSKKEKKLFKQKVMEKQRGDYLKVT, from the coding sequence ATGAAAAAATCTGTCGTACTGAACGATGTCTCAAAAAACTTCAAAATGTACAGTAAAACATCCGATAAATTATTAGATATCATTCTTCCTGGTGGATATGGTGAAGACTTTTATGCGCTTCAAAAAGTTAGCTTTGAAGCACATGAAGGAGATGTGATTGGGGTTGTCGGTGTGAATGGTGCTGGGAAATCTACATTATCCAATATCATTTCAGGCATTATCCCACCGACTTCCGGGTCAATCACTACAAAAGGTGAGGTATCGTTAATAGCTATTGCTTCTGGTTTGAACAATCAGCTAACAGGAAGAGAAAATATTGAACTCAAATGTCTTATGTTGGGATTTTCGAAGAAGGAAATCCAAAAGCTAGAACCAGAAATCATAGAATTTGCTGAAATAGGGAAATTTATCGATCAACCTGTTAAAAAGTATTCTAGTGGTATGAAATCCCGATTAGGATTTGCTATTTCAGTTACAATTGACCCGGATATTCTTGTTATTGATGAAGCGTTGTCTGTTGGAGACCAAACCTTTGCGGATAAATGTTTAGACAAGATGAATGAGTTCAAAGAAAAGGGTAAGACCATTTTCTTCATCAGTCATTCGATGAAACAGGTAAGTAATTTCTGTGATAAAGCCCTATGGATGGAGTTTGGTGAGGTCAAACAATTTGGGGACATTGATGACGTACTTCCAGAATATAAGAAATTCTTAAAAGAATATAAAGCTATGTCGAAAAAAGAGAAAAAACTATTCAAGCAAAAAGTAATGGAGAAACAAAGAGGAGATTATTTAAAAGTCACATAA
- a CDS encoding putative polysaccharide biosynthesis protein translates to MSNQLVKSTFVLTIATLLSKILGSIFRIPLQNIAGDEVLGIFSLVYPVYMTALILSVAGIPIAISQLIAKARTSGDQVEVRNIFLTASILGALFGIVSFLLISGFSATIAEMLGGQKTRLSLIVVSLTLLIAPYMAVYRGFFQGYEDMRQTAYSQVIEQLIRVVLIIGIAYYMVQLGYSNEKVSGGVMVGSSIGALISLIYLRILFKRSVFKPQVKSPYSLAIFKKTSKRILVISLPICVGALTMALINVVDSLSIPFSLKWSDQTEEGINYLYGLYGRGLSLVQIATVFSTSIVLPLIPTISKSIAKKDIHTTNNLIEKSQRLGNLLSWPAALGLFSLTLPLNLALFTNMNGSSVLAIISLSSVFTALTVLGTGILQGLDRSRVAAFIIVLGAIVKVGLNVLFIQYWGLIGAAVSTLVIYILLFIVNSIFIYKYTGVKFYSRATIVHAGSSILMGMIIGLPTLFLAVDEWSRVVALGYSLISMMVGGVIYFILIIRLKGISNEEIGSIPGIKNILKK, encoded by the coding sequence ATGAGTAATCAACTTGTTAAAAGTACATTTGTTTTAACAATTGCAACTTTGTTGTCCAAAATTTTAGGCAGCATTTTTCGGATTCCCTTGCAAAACATTGCAGGGGATGAAGTGCTGGGCATTTTCTCACTTGTTTATCCTGTTTATATGACAGCTCTGATTTTATCAGTTGCGGGTATTCCGATTGCCATTTCTCAACTCATAGCAAAGGCAAGAACATCCGGGGATCAAGTAGAGGTTAGAAACATCTTTTTAACAGCAAGTATACTTGGTGCATTATTTGGGATCGTGAGTTTCTTATTGATCTCTGGCTTTTCCGCTACTATTGCAGAAATGTTAGGTGGTCAAAAAACACGTCTGTCCCTAATCGTGGTCTCATTGACATTATTAATTGCCCCTTATATGGCAGTTTATCGCGGATTCTTTCAAGGTTATGAAGACATGAGACAGACTGCATACTCTCAGGTCATCGAACAATTGATTCGAGTTGTGTTAATCATTGGAATTGCGTACTACATGGTTCAATTAGGATACTCAAATGAAAAAGTTTCTGGCGGTGTGATGGTTGGCTCATCTATCGGTGCATTAATTTCTCTAATTTATTTGCGAATATTATTCAAAAGGTCGGTCTTCAAGCCTCAAGTGAAGTCCCCTTATTCGTTAGCTATTTTTAAAAAGACATCCAAGCGTATACTTGTGATTTCTTTACCTATTTGTGTTGGAGCTTTAACGATGGCATTAATAAATGTTGTGGATTCATTATCGATTCCTTTCAGTTTGAAATGGTCTGATCAAACAGAAGAAGGGATTAATTATTTATATGGATTATATGGAAGAGGATTATCCTTGGTTCAAATTGCAACAGTCTTCTCGACCTCAATTGTCTTACCACTCATTCCAACAATCAGCAAAAGTATAGCCAAAAAGGATATCCATACGACGAATAACCTTATTGAGAAATCACAGAGGCTCGGTAATTTATTGTCCTGGCCAGCTGCATTAGGGTTATTTAGTCTGACACTTCCATTGAATCTAGCGTTGTTCACTAACATGAATGGTTCAAGTGTTTTAGCGATTATTTCCTTGAGTTCAGTGTTTACAGCACTAACGGTATTAGGGACAGGCATTTTACAAGGTCTAGATCGTTCCAGGGTTGCCGCATTTATTATTGTTTTGGGTGCAATTGTAAAAGTCGGCTTAAATGTTCTTTTCATTCAATATTGGGGATTAATCGGTGCAGCCGTTTCGACTCTCGTGATATACATTTTATTATTCATCGTCAACTCCATTTTTATTTATAAGTACACAGGGGTAAAGTTCTACTCAAGAGCAACGATTGTACATGCTGGATCGTCTATATTAATGGGGATGATCATTGGACTACCGACTCTGTTTTTAGCAGTTGATGAGTGGAGCAGGGTTGTAGCTCTTGGATATTCTCTTATCAGTATGATGGTTGGTGGGGTTATTTACTTCATCTTAATTATTCGTTTGAAAGGAATATCAAATGAGGAAATTGGATCAATTCCTGGAATTAAAAACATCTTAAAAAAATAA
- a CDS encoding glycosyltransferase family 4 protein, translating into MLYLTLLICFLSSVILTPIIKKFAIRIGATDQPNQRKVHTKVMPRLGGLAIYISSMIGFYILQPDQQYMIPLLAAGTIIVATGFFDDIFEISPKVKLLGQVVAAGIMIHGGVVVHFINLPFDLRLDLGYLSIPITLIWIIGVTNAINLIDGLDGLAAGVSSIVLITISTMAIVNGNAFVMAVGFTVLGSTIGFLVYNFNPAKIFMGDTGSLYLGFIISIISLLGFKNITLFSLLVPVIILGVPISDTLFAIVRRIVKKKPLSAPDKSHLHHCLQRLGFSHKTTVLIIYAMSAIFGLAAVMIESTTLWGSLLIVGILLIFIELVVEVVGLVDSNYRPVLNFFSRVTNARKI; encoded by the coding sequence ATGCTTTATTTAACGTTGTTAATATGCTTCTTATCTTCGGTTATATTAACACCAATCATTAAGAAGTTCGCTATTCGGATTGGTGCTACTGATCAGCCGAATCAAAGAAAAGTTCATACAAAGGTCATGCCTAGACTTGGTGGGCTAGCTATTTATATTAGTTCAATGATCGGCTTCTATATACTTCAGCCAGACCAACAATACATGATTCCTTTATTAGCAGCTGGGACCATTATAGTTGCCACAGGATTTTTTGATGACATTTTTGAAATTTCTCCTAAAGTAAAGTTGTTAGGTCAAGTGGTTGCAGCAGGGATCATGATTCACGGTGGAGTCGTTGTCCATTTTATTAACTTGCCGTTTGATTTACGCCTTGATTTAGGTTATTTAAGTATACCAATTACGCTCATCTGGATTATTGGGGTAACAAATGCAATCAATTTAATTGATGGTCTGGATGGACTTGCAGCAGGAGTATCTTCTATTGTACTGATTACCATCTCGACAATGGCCATTGTAAATGGAAATGCTTTTGTAATGGCAGTCGGTTTTACGGTTTTAGGTAGTACAATTGGATTTCTTGTTTATAATTTTAACCCGGCCAAGATTTTTATGGGTGATACAGGGTCGCTGTATTTAGGCTTCATTATATCGATTATTTCTTTGTTAGGTTTCAAGAACATTACGTTGTTTTCATTGCTTGTGCCTGTCATTATTCTAGGCGTACCAATTTCTGACACACTCTTTGCAATCGTCAGAAGGATTGTGAAAAAGAAACCCTTATCTGCGCCTGATAAATCTCACTTACATCACTGTTTGCAAAGGTTAGGATTCAGTCATAAAACAACGGTTTTGATCATTTATGCAATGAGTGCAATTTTTGGGCTTGCGGCAGTAATGATTGAGAGTACTACGTTATGGGGCTCATTACTTATAGTGGGTATTCTGCTCATATTTATTGAACTGGTTGTAGAAGTAGTCGGTCTCGTCGACTCTAATTATCGTC
- a CDS encoding ABC transporter permease → MKSVFTIIKEQWNSIYLIGRLSLYEVKAANNNNYLGMLWEVINPMIQISIYWFVFGYGIYQREAIGDIPYLPWMLSGIILWFFINPAILEATKSIYKKIKMISKMSFPLSVIPSYVIVGKFYVHIALALIVFIMLQFLGFPVSIYMIQLPYFVFATFALLIAIALITSTLATIVRDVQMIVQAVMRMMLYLTPFLWSPERLPEWIQNIMMANPFYYIVNGYRASFLGTSWYMVENVQYTLYYWGLVLVLLVIGSMLHVRFRNHFVDYL, encoded by the coding sequence ATGAAGTCTGTCTTTACGATTATCAAGGAACAATGGAATAGTATCTATTTAATTGGGCGCTTATCATTGTACGAAGTGAAAGCAGCTAATAACAATAATTATTTAGGGATGCTTTGGGAAGTTATTAACCCGATGATTCAAATATCTATATATTGGTTCGTGTTTGGATATGGTATATATCAAAGAGAAGCAATAGGTGATATTCCTTACTTACCTTGGATGCTATCTGGAATTATTTTATGGTTTTTCATTAATCCAGCTATTCTTGAAGCTACCAAATCCATCTATAAGAAAATTAAAATGATTTCAAAGATGAGTTTTCCATTAAGTGTCATACCTTCTTATGTGATTGTAGGTAAGTTCTATGTACACATAGCATTAGCTTTGATAGTTTTTATAATGCTGCAATTCCTTGGATTTCCGGTTTCAATCTACATGATTCAGCTGCCCTATTTTGTTTTTGCTACTTTTGCTTTGTTAATTGCAATTGCTTTAATTACATCAACATTAGCTACGATTGTTAGAGATGTACAGATGATCGTACAAGCTGTAATGAGGATGATGTTATATTTGACTCCATTTCTCTGGTCTCCAGAAAGATTGCCAGAATGGATCCAAAATATTATGATGGCCAATCCATTTTATTATATTGTCAATGGGTACAGGGCTTCTTTTCTCGGAACATCTTGGTACATGGTAGAAAACGTTCAATACACCCTGTATTACTGGGGACTCGTGTTGGTTCTTCTCGTGATAGGATCCATGCTCCATGTTAGGTTCAGAAATCACTTTGTGGATTATTTATAA
- a CDS encoding WecB/TagA/CpsF family glycosyltransferase, which translates to MAISKVKILDVPFVNTTLNEFIDHILNEHILKSKKASIVTANPEIVMHANEDSSYMQILHHANYVTADGIGIVKAAEKLGQPLPERVTGYDLMKGFLSKANQQKMSIYLLGAKDEVIQLAKENIQKTYPNLEIVGYHNGYFNWEENDIGEEIKQLKPDFVFVALGFPRQEKWINQHIDQFDKGVFMGVGGCFDVWAGTVKRAPIIWQKVHLEWFYRLLNQPSRIGRMMAIPKFMKKINEQKVKEKS; encoded by the coding sequence ATGGCAATTTCGAAAGTAAAAATACTTGATGTTCCATTTGTAAATACGACATTAAATGAGTTTATAGACCACATTTTAAATGAGCATATTTTAAAATCCAAAAAAGCATCGATTGTTACTGCTAATCCAGAGATCGTCATGCACGCAAATGAAGATTCTTCGTACATGCAGATTTTACATCACGCAAATTATGTAACAGCTGATGGTATTGGAATCGTGAAAGCAGCTGAAAAGCTTGGGCAACCACTTCCTGAGCGTGTGACAGGTTATGATTTAATGAAAGGTTTCTTATCTAAGGCAAATCAACAAAAGATGTCTATTTACTTGTTAGGTGCAAAGGATGAGGTTATCCAACTTGCCAAAGAAAATATTCAAAAAACATATCCAAACCTTGAAATTGTTGGGTATCATAACGGCTACTTCAATTGGGAAGAGAATGATATTGGAGAAGAAATCAAGCAACTGAAGCCAGACTTCGTGTTTGTAGCACTCGGATTCCCTAGACAGGAAAAGTGGATCAACCAGCACATCGATCAGTTCGACAAAGGTGTATTCATGGGTGTTGGCGGATGTTTTGACGTATGGGCAGGCACTGTGAAACGAGCACCAATCATATGGCAGAAAGTTCACCTAGAATGGTTCTACAGATTGCTGAATCAACCATCCCGAATTGGACGAATGATGGCAATTCCTAAATTCATGAAAAAAATAAATGAACAAAAGGTTAAGGAAAAATCATGA